CTGATGATGTATGCAAGTGTTGATTGGTGACCAAGGCTGTTGGAGGATGCGGTGGGGTGGATCCACTGCACGAAAGAGAACGTGAGGTTAAAGAAAAAGCCCCAAATGCTCTACGTATGGATGTACTGGAACGCCGTGATAGTCGTGAAAAACTAGAGCGTCCAAATGATTTGCGGTCCTTGTTGTATGCCTCACCCGAGGCATTTTGTGAGCCTTCTGTATCCTTTTCCCCATCATTGGCAAcctgttgttgttctttttgctgctgctgctgctgctgctgttcatCAATGTCCACAGTGCTGCTGGTTTCACTGGATGCACATGAAATATGCTCGGTAATGGACATGGTCATCATTGATGCCGTCATTATGTTACTGGCATTAGGATGGCATGGCGGATGGCCTTCCCGATTACTATTGGCATTTTCTCCACGATGCGATGAACAGGAATCGGTCGATGAACTCTGATTGTCCTCCTCATTGCTGCCGGAATAAACTAGGTCATCGTTTGACCTCAAACCAAAGCGGCGACTCAGTTGACGAAAGAATCCCATATTACGCTCATAGCGAGGTGTCGAAGGCATTGTGGCATTACTATTGGGTGAACTGCTGCGGTCTATGGCCGCAGTGTGTTTGCTAATGCATTGACGTTGCATCATTGCGTCATTGTTTACCGACTCAAAAGTGGAACGATGACCTTCCGGGGCCGTAACACTGGTAGCCGATGATGTTGGCGAGGGCGAAGAAAGTGGCACATCAGCAAAATAGACATGTGCAGTAGTCATTTTACAAATAAGGTatatgaattttcaaaaagaaaatactttaaattttccagaggaaaatttcgatttcgatttgttagatttttttctagGAAAAATGTCTTTTAATTGCTAGCATAGGAAAAGCCCATGTCCatgttttgttgttattatttaagccggctttttcgtttgttttgctTTTAAAATTCACTATAAACActtttattgttttgatttctctctctctctctctcttactcTTCTCACATAAgtaatttcacttttatttgCTCCTTATTTGGTTTATTTTAACAACCATTCACTGTCACTGCCCCCAATATACTGAAGGATTTTTCTGCAAGCGGCTTCTTTTTATACCAACCATGCTCTTTGCTCTTTTTCTCTCTCTCCATTGACTCTGTATCTCCTTGTGTTTGTATGAAAGGCAATCTGTATGCCTTAGTTAATGCTGTCTGCAAAACTAGCGGCTATATCATATGACCCCcattctctccctctctctcccaTTTTCCCTTTCTCTTGTCCCTCAatgatattctttgtgtttactttagaaaaaatcatggatttctttaggttttgtaaTCTCTTATGTTTGTAAACACCCAATGATAGTAATGAGTATTTACTTCCGCTCTCAATTTGGTGAGGGGGGAGGTGGGGCGGATATTTTATATCAGGTTGTCCATATGCACCTTTGTGTAACCGCATCGCTATTTACCTTTCTAATATCAGTTTCActtctttgttttaattaaagctTTGCCAAAACAAACTCTTCCTTTTGATGTCAATGACCTTATGCATTATCCTTAGATAGGTAGTACAGCGATTTTTTCAAACTGTTTGTTATAAgggatttaataaaatttttaatcatctTTTTTAGGGAATACGAAGCGAGATGTGAAAATTGGTAtttttatactctgcgccacactgtggaacagggtattataagttagtgcatatgtttgtaacacccagaaggaggcgagatagacacatggtgtctttggcaataatgctcaaggtgggtccctgagtcgatacaaccatgtccgtctaaccgtctgtccgtccgtctgtctgtctgtgaacacatttttgcgatcaaagtctaggtcgcaatttaagtccaatcgccgtcaagtttggcacatgttcctaatttgggtcagaatagaaccctattggttttggaagaaatcggtccagatttagatatagctcccatatatatctttcacccgatatgcactaatatggacctagcagccagaattttataccgatttgcttgaaattttgtacaaacataacacttagtcgtatagtcaagtgtgcaaaatttgattgaaatcgggtcagattaatatatagctcccatatatatctttcgtccgatatggactaatatggtcctaaaagccagagttttggtccaatttggttgacattttgcacagggagtagatttaacattggagctatgcgtgccaaatttggttgaaatcgattcagatttagatatagctcccatatatatctttcgcccgatattgactaatatggccctagaagccagatttttggccgaatttggttgaaatttgcacagggagtagacttagcattgtagctatgcgtgccaaatttgattgaaatcggttcagatttatatatagctcccatatatagctttcgcccgatttacactcatatgaccacagaggccaattttttactagttgaaattttgcacagggagtagaattagcattgtagctatgcgtgccgaatttggttgaaatcggttcagatttagatatagctcccatatatatgtttttctgatgtcgacaaaaatggtcaaaataccaacattttcccttttaaaatcgcctctgcttagtcgaaaacttgtaaaaaggaTTGTAATTTTCGTTATCatcaaaaacatatatatcgagcgataatcataaaaaaagttttgcgaagttcccttaaaattgctgcagatttaaatgtttctcatatttttatacccaccaccagagaatggtgacgggggtataataagtttgtcattccgtttgtaacacatcgaaatatcgatttccgactatattctaagacgatataacgatgtccgtctgtccgtctgtctgtctgtctgtctgttgtaatcacgctacagttttcaataatgaagcaatcgtgctgaaattttgcacaaactcgtcttttgtctgcaggcaggtcaatttcgaagatgggctatatcggtccaggttttgatatagtccccatataaaccgacctcccgatttggtgtcttgggcttatagaaatcgtagtttttatccaatttgcctgaaatttgacatctagaggtattttatgaccataaagaggtgtgccaaaaattgtgagtatcggtcaatgttttggtatagcccccatatagatcgatatcccgattttacttcttgggcttatagaaaccgcagtttttattcaatttaaattggaaatctagaggtgttgtaggaccacaaatacgtgtgctaaaaattgtgagtatcggtccatgttttggtatggtccccatataaaacgacctcccgatttggggtcttgggcttatagaatccgtagtttttatccaatttgtctgaaattggaaatctttaggtattttaggaccataaagaggtgtgccgaaaataatgagtatcggtccatattttggtatagccccatatagaccgatctccctattttacttcttgggcttatagaaaccgcagtttttattcaatttacctgaaattggaaatctagaggtattgtaggaccacaaatacgtgtgccaaaaattgtgagtattggtccatattttggtatagcccccatatagaccgatctcccgattttacatcttaggcttatagaaaccgcagtgtttattcaatttacctgaaattggatatctagaggtattgtaggaccacaagtacgtgtgccaaaaattgtgagtatcggtccatgttttggtatggtccccatataaaacgacctccttatttgaggtcttgggcttatagaaaccgtagtttttatccaatttgtctgaaattttaaatctagaggtattttaggaccataaaggtgtgccgaaaatggtgagtatcggtccatattttggtatagccccatatagacccatttcccgattttacttcttgggcttctagaatccgaagtttttatcctacttgcctgaaattggaaatctagaggtattttcgggtcataaagaggtgtgccgaaaacggtgagtatcggtccatattttagtatagcccccataagaacaatctcccgatttaactccttgggtttctagaaaccgtagtttttatctgatttacctgaaattgtaaatattctggtattttaggctcacaaaaacgtgtatcggattaagtttttatcggtccatttggaaatgcccccatatagaccgacttcacttcttgagggtgtagaaggcgcactgattatgaaaattgcttgaaactcaatgtaaaacttccagattttagttctacagatttaagatttaaaatcaagacgttattttataattttcttccatacttacaagagatgttaatgattcctataaaactcaaacaaaaatggttcttataaatccagaatctgatatagtcctcctgaaatttcaaaggaaaccctaatatttgattcatggtggtgggtatttaaaattcggcccggccgaacttagtgctgtatatacttgttttttactaacattgtgttccaccctagtgcattagcccatttaaattttgagtctataaattttgtagaagtctatcaaattctgtccagatcgagtgatatttaaatgtatgtatttgggacaaatctttatatatagcccccaacacatttgacggatgtgatatggtatcgaaaatttagatctacaaagtggtgaagggtataatatagtcagccccgcccgactttagactttccttacttgttttattttgttttttttcggcatatatttttgtcattaaaaatcaaaaaaaaaaaaaataaaaataattgtaattttcaaaacattctaaaataacttccttgggagtgaaaaagtcaaacggcacaggctcAAATCCCAACGgggatgagttttttttttttttttataacctccaccataggaagtgGGGTATATCAAATTTGtgtatcctctaagagaagtaaatttcatccgatacggctgaaatttggtacatggtataagtataggGTCTGCAGCAACCatacaattggtccataattatatatagcccccatataggccgatccccagatttgacctccggagcctcttggaggagcaaaattcatccgatccggttaaaatttggtacgtggtgttagtatatagtctctaaccaccatgcaaaaatgttggcatattagtttaggttaggtggcagcccgatgcttTCTTGAAGCATTGTACTTCTCAATTCATttttaagccgatccccagatttgacctccggagcctcttggagaaacaaaattcatccgttccggcagaaatttggtacatggtgttagtatatggtctcaaacaaccatgcagggagccaccgtggtgcaatggttagcatgcccgcctggcatacacaaggtcgtgggttcgattcctgctacgaccgaacaccaaaaagtttttcagtggtggattatcccacctcagtaatgctggtgacatttctgagggtttcaaagcttctctaagtggtttcactggaatgtggaacgccgttcggactcggctataaataaaaaggaggtcacttgtcattgagtttaacatggaatcgggcagcactcagtgataagagagaagttcaccactgtggtatcacaatggactgaatagtcgaagtgagcctgatacatcgggctgccacacaacctaacctaacctaacctaacaaccatgcaaaaattggtccacatcggtccataattatatatagcccccatataaatcgatcccccgatttggctttcggagcctcttggaagaccaaaattcatctgattcagttgatatttggcaagtggtgttaatatatggcctcaaacacccatgcacaaattggtcgaaattggtccataattatatatagcccccatataaaccgctccccagatttgacctccggaaccccttggaagagcaaaattcatccgatccggttgaaatttggtacgtgaggttagtatatggtatccaacaaccatgcaggaattgattcatatcagtccctaattaaagggtgatacggtcaaaatttggtcaatatgaacttgacgtatttctttcaattttgcatttaaaaaacctgaacaaccctcattttgaaggtgtgtgtgtgtagagtgttgctcctattttgattttggaattcactcttcagttgtcaaaatgtcgtctaagcaagaagagcagcgtatcaaaactttgctcgcgcatcgcgaaaatccgagctactcgcaggcaaagctggcaaaatcgctaaaagttgccaaatcaaccgttacaaatgtaattaaagtgtttggggaacgtttgtcgacagccaggaagtctggatcggggcgaaatcgaaaaccggaagccgctgagacgacaaagagagttgccggtagtttcaagcgaatccctaacctctctctccgagattccgcaaataagctgggtgtatcgtctacaaccgtgcatcgagccaaaaaacgagccggactatcgacttacaagaaggtagtgactccaaatcgcgatgataaacaaaacacaacggccaaagcgcgatcccggaggctgtacacgacgatgctgacgaagtttgactgcgtggtaatggacgacgaaacctacgtcaaagccgactacaagcagcttccgggacaggagttttatacggcaaaaggaaggggaaggtagcagatattttcaagcacataaaactgtcaaggttcgcaaagaaatatctggtttggcaagccatctgtacctgtggcttgaaaagcagcattttcatagcttccgggactgtcaaccaagaaatttacgtgaaagagtgtttgaataaacgtctgctgcctttcctgaagaaacacggttgttccgtactgttttggccggatttggcatcttaccattacggtaaaaaggccatggagtggtacaccgccaacaacgtgcaggtggttgtggttcccaaggacaagaaccctcccaacacgccagagctccgcccaattgagaaatactgggctattgtcaagcggaacctaaagaagaccaaaacaagtatatacggccgtaagttcggccaggccgaaggttatgtaccctccatcatggattgcgtagaaacttcatctaaacactgccatccacaatcgaattacttaagttgcggtaacgcttgccgatggcaaggtatcttacaacctcctaacatcatcttctaaattgtatgtaagtccatacgtggtatatattaaatcaaaaaagatcgatccaatacgtatataattcggtttgacaaagtagacataaaattttgacaaaattttctacagaaataaaattttaacaaaattttctatagaaagaaaattttgacaaaaatttctatagaaataaaattttaataaaattttctatagaaataaacttttgaccaaattttctatagaaataaaatcttggtatattatttttggatcgagtggcaaccatgattatgaaccgaataaaatttgaacaaaattttctatagaaataaaattttgacaaaattttcaatagaaataaaattttggtagattatttttggctctagtggcaaccatgattatgaaccgatatggaccaatttttgtgtgattggaccaattttggtatggttgttagcgaccatattctaacactacgtgcctaatttgaaccggatcggatgaattttgctcctccaagagcctccggaggtcaaatctggagaatgttttatatgggggctatatataattatgggccgatatggaccaattctgacacggttgttaaagatcatataccaacatcatgtaccaaatttcagccggatcgggtgaaatttgcttctcttggagacttcgcaagccaaatatggggatcggtttatatgggggctatatataattaaggaccgatatgggccaatttttgcatggttgttagagacaatataccaacatcatgtgtcaaatttcagccggatcggatgaaattttcttctctttgaggctccgcaagccaaatctggggatcggtttatatgggggctatatataattatggaccgatgtgaactaatttttgcatggttgttagagaccatataccaacaccatgtaccaaatttcagccgaatcggatgaaatttgcttctcttttaggctccacaagccaaatctggggatcggtttatatgggggctatatataattatggaccgatgtagaccaatttttgcacgattgttcgataccatataccaacatcatgtaccaaatttcagccggatcggatgaaatatgcttctcttagaggctccataagccaaatctggggatcggtttatatggaccgatgtggaccaatttttgcatggttgttagagatcatataccaacaccatgtaccaaatttcagccggatcggatgaaatatgcttctgttagaggctccacaagccaaatctgagggtccctttatatgggggctatacgtaaaagtggaccgatatggcccattttcaattccatccgacctacatcgataacaactacttgtgccaagtttcaagttgatagcttgttagagatcatataccaacaccatgtaccaaatttcagccggatcggatgaaatatgcttctgttagaggctccacaagccaaatctgagggtccctttatatgggggctatacgtaaaagtggaccgatatggcccattttcaataccatccgacctacatcgataacaactacttgtgccaagtttcaagttgatagcttgtttcgttcggaagttagcgtgatttcaacagacggacggacggacggacatgcttagatcgactcagaatttcatcacgacccagaatatatatatatatatatatatatatatatatatatatatatatatatatatatatatatatatatatatatatatatatatatatatatatatatatatatatatatatatatatatatatatatatatatatatatatatatatatatatatatatatatatatatatatatatatatatatatacactgaaaaaacagtgaacccaccaggaaatataactttcgattaattttagaaaatttggaacttttttagaaaattttaactaaacggtattacaagcgctggcatcactccgatatggcaaaaataagtaaatatttttcgacaaattcaagaaaatttattagacataactaaattttttcagtagttaaagaaaattttgtagttttaagagaaatcttggagttcaaaattgcaagaatgtctttagtgacatacgaagttcacgatggacacatttttggtaaaatttacaaatttaaagaaataatgaactattttgtaagaaatacgaaattaggaaatctttatgctttatttgtgtataactttttcccgttttttagttcatttaactaacatacgcaaaaaattatttgactaaaataaactttttccaaatataatgattctatgaactaatataaagttaatatggctttagtgtaatagagagttcacttttttttgagtgtatatatatatatatatactttatggagtcttagagcaatatttcgatgtgttacaaacggaatgacaaagttaatatacccccatcctatgatggagggtataaaaactgttaaggacgagcagcagttcaaggcaaactggctttctgcggcgaagaaggtggacaaggtggctgtacaaaa
This is a stretch of genomic DNA from Haematobia irritans isolate KBUSLIRL chromosome 4, ASM5000362v1, whole genome shotgun sequence. It encodes these proteins:
- the LOC142235914 gene encoding uncharacterized protein LOC142235914; amino-acid sequence: MTTAHVYFADVPLSSPSPTSSATSVTAPEGHRSTFESVNNDAMMQRQCISKHTAAIDRSSSPNSNATMPSTPRYERNMGFFRQLSRRFGLRSNDDLVYSGSNEEDNQSSSTDSCSSHRGENANSNREGHPPCHPNASNIMTASMMTMSITEHISCASSETSSTVDIDEQQQQQQQQKEQQQVANDGEKDTEGSQNASGEAYNKDRKSFGRSSFSRLSRRSSTSIRRAFGAFSLTSRSLSCSGSTPPHPPTALVTNQHLHTSSVAKNGSGCGGGTPIKSALKSSSNLELNKKSSLASSSSSSPSTSATKASTSTGPACCSASKTSKTKTKPPPQRILRQPVSYTYLKGISGLPTQRVPRNSVCCQYARR